Proteins from one Pseudarthrobacter sp. BIM B-2242 genomic window:
- a CDS encoding GntR family transcriptional regulator: protein MRASDKAYASLREDIIEWRLAPGTVLAEVEQSERLGVSRTPVREALSRLSAEGLTTAAGGRGVVVTDISLDDIDEMFELRETLEGKAAALAAERGERTVFERLHADLLRAPELISKDDPARHEYYALVGRLDEAIDAAISNSYLAQAMRSLRVHLVRVRRLAADDAARLNAAAAEHAAIAEAIAAGNARLAEAATTLHLHRSLSHVKATHSPTKEHHG, encoded by the coding sequence TTGCGAGCCAGCGACAAAGCGTACGCGTCACTTCGCGAAGACATCATCGAATGGCGCCTCGCGCCGGGCACCGTCCTTGCCGAAGTGGAACAGTCCGAACGCCTGGGGGTGTCCCGCACCCCGGTCCGGGAGGCGCTTAGCCGCCTCAGTGCGGAAGGACTCACGACGGCGGCGGGCGGCCGCGGCGTCGTCGTCACCGATATCTCCCTGGACGACATCGACGAGATGTTCGAGCTCCGCGAAACCCTGGAGGGCAAGGCGGCAGCCCTGGCCGCCGAACGCGGCGAGCGCACGGTGTTCGAACGGCTCCATGCCGATCTCCTGCGGGCGCCGGAGCTGATCAGCAAGGATGACCCCGCGCGGCACGAGTACTACGCGCTGGTGGGCCGCCTCGATGAGGCGATCGACGCCGCCATCTCCAACTCCTACCTCGCCCAGGCTATGCGGAGCCTGCGCGTCCATCTGGTCCGCGTCCGCCGCCTCGCTGCAGATGACGCGGCGCGCCTGAACGCAGCCGCGGCCGAACATGCCGCAATTGCCGAGGCCATCGCGGCCGGCAATGCCCGGCTCGCCGAAGCAGCCACCACGCTGCACCTGCACCGCAGTCTTTCCCACGTCAAAGCGACCCACTCACCTACTAAGGAGCACCATGGTTAA
- a CDS encoding propionyl-CoA synthetase, protein MGSSYQETYARSLDEREDFWLEASRAVSWSKPPVAALDESGAPLYRWFPEATLNTAYNALDRHVEAGRGDHAALIYDSAMLGIKRSYTYSELTGLVARFAGVLRSQGVGKGDRVVIYMPMIPEAAIAMLATARLGAVHSVVFGGFAPKELAARIVDAGPSVIVTASGGIEPSRHVEYLPAVAEALTLSGVGELPVIVKNREGFAATLEDFPGWLDWDQTMEGAVPAAPVEVAATDPLYILYTSGTTGTPKGVVRDNGGHAVALSWTMANIYDIGPGEVMWTASDVGWVVGHSYIVYGPLLAGATTLLYEGKPVGTPDAGAFWRVVQDHKVNVLFTAPTALRAIRKADPEAAELARYDISTLRTLFAAGERLDTETYRWAGAVLNVPVVDHWWQTETGWAICANPRGLEDLPFKPGSPTVPMPGYALTIVDGSGAPVQPGEEGNIVLGLPLPPGTLTTLWQNDDRYVSSYLEAFEGSYATGDSGYRDADGYVFVMGRTDDIINVAGHRLSTGAIEQVVASHPAVAECAVIGVADALKGQRASAYVVLKAGADRDEAELVRELVALVRKNIGPVADFKHATVVQALPKTRSGKILRKTMRQIADGDEYVVPSTIEDPEVIGQLLGVLRPDGAA, encoded by the coding sequence ATGGGCAGCAGCTATCAGGAAACGTACGCACGGAGCTTGGATGAGCGGGAGGATTTCTGGCTGGAAGCCTCACGGGCAGTGTCATGGAGCAAACCGCCCGTGGCCGCCCTGGATGAGTCCGGAGCCCCGCTGTACCGCTGGTTTCCGGAGGCCACTCTCAACACGGCCTACAACGCCTTGGACCGCCACGTCGAAGCCGGCCGCGGGGACCATGCCGCGCTCATCTACGATTCCGCAATGCTGGGGATCAAGCGCAGCTATACCTACTCGGAACTGACCGGACTGGTGGCCCGGTTCGCCGGAGTGCTGCGCTCGCAGGGTGTGGGCAAAGGCGACCGGGTGGTCATCTACATGCCCATGATTCCCGAAGCCGCGATTGCCATGCTTGCTACGGCGCGGTTGGGTGCAGTCCATTCGGTGGTGTTCGGCGGGTTCGCGCCCAAGGAGCTGGCGGCGAGGATCGTTGACGCCGGGCCTTCTGTCATTGTCACCGCTTCGGGCGGCATTGAACCGTCGAGGCATGTGGAGTACCTGCCTGCCGTGGCCGAAGCGCTCACCCTGAGCGGCGTCGGCGAACTGCCCGTCATCGTCAAGAACCGCGAAGGCTTCGCCGCCACGTTGGAGGACTTCCCGGGGTGGCTCGACTGGGACCAGACGATGGAAGGGGCTGTTCCGGCGGCGCCCGTGGAGGTGGCCGCCACGGATCCGCTCTACATTCTTTACACGTCCGGCACCACGGGTACCCCGAAGGGTGTGGTGCGGGACAATGGCGGCCACGCCGTCGCGCTCTCGTGGACCATGGCGAACATCTACGACATCGGGCCCGGCGAAGTGATGTGGACAGCGTCGGACGTCGGCTGGGTGGTGGGCCACTCCTACATCGTTTACGGCCCGCTGCTGGCCGGTGCCACCACCCTGCTGTATGAGGGCAAACCGGTGGGCACTCCCGACGCCGGCGCGTTCTGGCGCGTTGTCCAGGACCACAAGGTCAACGTGCTGTTCACGGCGCCCACCGCCCTGCGGGCGATCCGCAAGGCCGACCCCGAGGCGGCGGAGCTGGCGCGCTATGACATCTCCACCCTGCGCACGCTGTTTGCGGCCGGTGAACGGCTCGACACCGAAACGTACCGCTGGGCGGGCGCGGTCTTGAACGTCCCCGTGGTGGACCACTGGTGGCAGACCGAGACCGGGTGGGCCATTTGTGCCAATCCCCGCGGACTGGAGGACCTGCCCTTTAAGCCAGGTTCGCCCACCGTCCCCATGCCCGGCTATGCGCTCACCATCGTTGACGGCTCCGGCGCGCCGGTGCAACCGGGGGAGGAGGGCAACATTGTCCTCGGGCTGCCGTTGCCCCCGGGCACCCTGACAACGCTCTGGCAGAACGATGACCGCTATGTGTCCTCCTACCTCGAGGCCTTCGAAGGCAGCTACGCCACGGGCGACAGCGGCTACCGGGACGCCGACGGCTACGTCTTTGTCATGGGCCGGACTGACGACATCATCAATGTCGCCGGCCACCGGTTGTCCACCGGCGCGATCGAACAGGTGGTTGCCAGCCACCCGGCCGTCGCAGAGTGCGCGGTGATCGGGGTGGCCGACGCCCTGAAGGGGCAGCGCGCCAGCGCCTACGTGGTGCTCAAAGCCGGAGCGGACCGCGACGAAGCGGAACTGGTCCGTGAGCTGGTTGCCCTGGTCCGGAAGAACATCGGACCGGTAGCCGACTTCAAGCACGCCACAGTGGTGCAGGCGCTGCCGAAGACCAGGTCCGGAAAGATCCTGCGCAAGACCATGCGGCAAATCGCCGACGGCGACGAATACGTTGTGCCGTCCACGATTGAGGACCCGGAGGTCATTGGGCAGTTGCTCGGGGTGCTCCGGCCGGATGGCGCCGCTTAG
- a CDS encoding response regulator: protein MSDIRVLVVEDEPVASAAHAAYVGRMAGFTLAGTAPDGQSALRLLTELSASGEPVELVLLDMNLPDLHGLDIARRMRSAGILADIIAITAVREVAIVRSAVAIGVVQYLIKPFTYATFADKLTSYRLFRQQLTAPESGARRTGASQSEVDQAFASLRAPSELPLPKGLSVSTLDSVKEYLKQQSAPVSATEVMTALGMSRVTARRYLEYLADAGTVTRAPRYGTPGRPENEYGWNRA from the coding sequence GTGAGTGATATCCGAGTCCTTGTGGTCGAAGACGAACCGGTGGCCTCGGCCGCCCATGCCGCCTACGTAGGCAGGATGGCGGGCTTCACGCTGGCCGGCACCGCGCCGGACGGCCAGTCCGCGCTCAGGCTCCTGACGGAACTCTCGGCCTCCGGCGAGCCTGTGGAGCTTGTCCTGCTCGACATGAACCTTCCGGACCTGCACGGCCTGGACATTGCCCGGCGGATGCGGTCCGCAGGAATCCTGGCTGACATCATCGCGATCACGGCGGTCCGGGAAGTCGCAATCGTCCGGAGCGCGGTGGCTATCGGGGTGGTCCAGTACCTGATCAAGCCCTTTACCTATGCCACGTTCGCGGACAAACTCACCAGCTACCGGCTCTTCCGGCAGCAGCTGACGGCGCCGGAGTCGGGGGCGCGGCGGACCGGTGCGTCCCAGAGCGAGGTGGACCAGGCGTTCGCGAGCCTGCGGGCGCCGTCGGAACTGCCCCTGCCGAAAGGCCTGTCCGTTTCCACGCTCGACTCCGTCAAGGAATACCTGAAACAGCAGTCGGCGCCGGTTTCGGCCACCGAGGTGATGACGGCGCTGGGCATGTCCCGGGTGACTGCCCGCCGCTACCTCGAATACCTGGCCGACGCCGGCACCGTCACGCGTGCCCCGCGTTACGGCACTCCGGGCCGGCCGGAAAACGAATACGGCTGGAACCGGGCCTAA
- a CDS encoding sensor histidine kinase, with product MIHRWSIARRLFVANLLIVVAFIAIVGTATFVDARDRAYDEAGLRMTGVAAAVAANPLVLQAADQADPSAVLQPYALKVMAGASAEFLTIMAPDRTRWTHPRQEEIGRPYIGSIDAALRGEVFTEVTAGTLGPSVRSIVPVLDPAGNVKALVAAGVTVRTVDVAFAGRLPALLAIGGALLVGGSLASWLLGRYLRRVTRGWGPEQLSQLFAYYESVLHSVREGLILIDAKGRVVMYNDQAADLLGLPRRTSGDDPSRPLNLAELPLTESLKELFESGRQARDEIHLTGPRIVVVNQGPAVGPDSPAERRPEVYGTVATIRDRTEIESLGSELETMKTLSDALRAQTHEHANRLHTMVSLLELGRTAEALEFATRDLELSQQLTDEMVSSLDEPVLSALVMGKAAEANERGVKLTLRTQGTASVEGLAVQDLVTIVGNLLDNAIDAAAGGAAPKEVELSVESDAEGLDITVRDSGSGVDPAAVDHIFKHGFSTKKAGPFGRGVGLALVKQAVQRLDGTMAISGTDGAIFSVFLPAMATEHNPKDQSSE from the coding sequence ATGATCCACCGCTGGAGCATCGCCCGCAGGCTGTTCGTAGCCAACCTGCTGATCGTTGTGGCCTTCATCGCCATCGTGGGCACCGCGACCTTCGTTGATGCCAGGGACCGCGCCTATGACGAGGCCGGGCTGCGGATGACCGGGGTGGCGGCGGCAGTGGCCGCCAACCCCCTGGTGCTCCAGGCAGCGGACCAAGCGGATCCGTCGGCGGTTTTGCAGCCTTATGCCCTGAAAGTCATGGCGGGGGCCAGTGCGGAATTCCTGACCATCATGGCCCCGGACCGGACACGCTGGACCCATCCGCGCCAGGAGGAAATCGGGCGGCCCTACATCGGGTCCATCGATGCTGCATTGCGCGGGGAAGTGTTCACGGAAGTCACCGCCGGCACCCTGGGGCCGTCCGTGCGCTCGATTGTTCCCGTCCTCGATCCGGCCGGCAACGTCAAGGCGCTGGTGGCCGCCGGCGTGACCGTCCGGACAGTGGACGTTGCGTTTGCCGGCCGGCTTCCCGCGCTGCTGGCCATCGGAGGGGCACTCTTGGTGGGCGGCTCGCTGGCTTCCTGGCTGTTGGGCCGCTACCTGCGCCGGGTCACCAGGGGGTGGGGACCCGAACAACTGTCCCAGCTCTTTGCCTACTATGAGTCGGTGCTGCACTCGGTCCGGGAGGGCCTCATCCTCATTGACGCCAAAGGCCGGGTGGTGATGTACAACGATCAGGCAGCAGACCTGCTGGGCCTCCCCCGCCGCACGTCCGGGGACGATCCGTCCCGGCCGCTGAACCTGGCAGAGCTGCCTTTGACCGAAAGCCTGAAGGAGCTTTTTGAATCCGGGCGCCAGGCCCGTGACGAGATCCATCTGACGGGGCCCCGCATTGTGGTGGTGAACCAAGGTCCGGCCGTTGGCCCGGACTCCCCCGCTGAACGGCGTCCGGAGGTCTACGGCACCGTGGCCACGATCCGCGACCGTACGGAAATCGAGTCCCTCGGCAGCGAACTGGAAACCATGAAAACGTTGTCCGATGCGCTGCGGGCGCAGACGCACGAACACGCCAACCGCCTGCACACCATGGTGTCCCTGCTGGAACTTGGCCGGACTGCCGAGGCGTTGGAGTTCGCCACCAGGGACCTCGAACTCAGCCAGCAGCTTACGGACGAGATGGTCAGCTCACTGGACGAACCGGTACTCAGCGCCCTGGTCATGGGTAAAGCGGCGGAAGCCAACGAGCGGGGCGTGAAACTGACGCTGCGGACCCAGGGTACGGCGTCGGTAGAAGGACTTGCCGTTCAGGACCTTGTCACCATCGTCGGCAACCTGCTGGACAACGCGATCGACGCAGCAGCCGGGGGCGCCGCACCGAAGGAGGTGGAGCTGAGCGTGGAGTCCGACGCCGAAGGCCTGGACATCACCGTCCGGGATTCCGGTTCCGGGGTTGATCCGGCCGCCGTGGACCACATCTTCAAGCACGGCTTCAGCACCAAGAAAGCCGGGCCTTTCGGCCGCGGTGTCGGCCTGGCCCTCGTCAAGCAGGCCGTGCAGCGGCTGGACGGTACGATGGCCATCTCCGGAACGGACGGGGCAATCTTCAGTGTCTTCCTGCCCGCCATGGCCACCGAACATAATCCAAAGGACCAATCCAGTGAGTGA
- a CDS encoding cation:dicarboxylate symporter family transporter, with translation MASQRGESLGTVKKRRKGIDKSHYLYIAVIAAVILGAVIGLMFPEVGKSLKPLGDGFIKLIKMMIAPVIFCTIVLGIGSIAKAATVGKVGGLALGYFVVMSTFALAIGLVVGNLIHPGEGLKLTPYDPTKKAATDSTVEFLMNIIPGDIPVLPTLFAAILVGFALQKMGPQGAPILKAIGHGQVLVFRILIMIMWLAPVGAFGAIAAVVGATGFQAIVSMFTLMAAFYITCALFIIIILGGLLKIVSGVNIFLLMKYLAREYLLIFSTSSSEAALPRLIAKMEHLGVSKPVVGVTVPTGYSFNLDGTAIYLTMASLFVANAMGTPLDLGAQVSLLVFMIIASKGAAGVTGAGLATLAAGLQAHKPELLGGVGMIVGIDRFMSEARALTNFTGNAVATIMIGTWVKEIDVKQVEDVLSGNAPFDEQTMIAGHGEPAKAEPAQPALAHA, from the coding sequence ATGGCTTCTCAACGAGGAGAGTCGCTCGGCACCGTGAAGAAGCGGCGCAAGGGCATCGACAAGTCGCACTACCTTTACATCGCAGTCATCGCGGCGGTGATTCTCGGCGCCGTCATCGGGCTGATGTTCCCCGAAGTGGGCAAGTCACTCAAGCCGCTCGGCGACGGCTTCATCAAGCTCATCAAGATGATGATCGCCCCGGTCATCTTCTGCACCATCGTCCTGGGCATCGGATCCATCGCCAAGGCAGCCACCGTCGGCAAGGTGGGCGGCCTCGCCCTGGGCTACTTCGTGGTGATGTCCACTTTCGCGCTCGCCATCGGCCTGGTGGTCGGCAACCTGATCCACCCCGGTGAAGGCCTGAAGCTGACGCCGTACGATCCCACCAAGAAGGCGGCCACGGACAGCACCGTGGAGTTCCTCATGAACATCATCCCGGGCGATATCCCCGTGCTGCCCACCTTGTTCGCGGCCATCCTCGTCGGCTTCGCGCTCCAGAAGATGGGCCCGCAGGGCGCTCCCATCCTCAAGGCCATCGGCCACGGCCAGGTCCTCGTATTCCGCATCCTGATCATGATCATGTGGCTCGCTCCCGTCGGTGCCTTCGGTGCAATCGCCGCCGTGGTCGGTGCCACCGGATTCCAGGCCATTGTCAGCATGTTTACCCTGATGGCGGCCTTCTACATCACCTGCGCCCTGTTCATCATCATCATCCTGGGCGGTCTGCTGAAGATTGTGTCCGGTGTCAACATCTTCCTGCTCATGAAGTACCTTGCCCGTGAATACCTGCTGATCTTCTCCACGTCCTCCTCCGAAGCTGCCCTGCCGCGCCTCATCGCCAAGATGGAGCACCTGGGTGTCTCCAAGCCGGTTGTCGGCGTCACGGTCCCCACCGGCTACTCCTTCAACCTGGACGGCACTGCCATCTACCTGACCATGGCCTCCCTCTTCGTCGCCAACGCCATGGGCACCCCGCTGGACCTCGGTGCCCAGGTGTCGCTCCTGGTCTTCATGATCATCGCCTCCAAGGGTGCTGCCGGCGTCACCGGCGCAGGCCTGGCCACGCTTGCCGCAGGCCTGCAGGCCCACAAGCCCGAACTCCTGGGCGGCGTCGGCATGATCGTTGGCATCGACCGCTTTATGTCCGAGGCCCGTGCCCTGACCAACTTCACCGGCAACGCCGTCGCCACCATCATGATCGGTACCTGGGTCAAGGAGATTGACGTCAAGCAGGTAGAGGACGTCCTCTCCGGCAACGCTCCCTTCGACGAGCAGACCATGATCGCCGGGCACGGCGAGCCGGCGAAGGCCGAGCCGGCCCAGCCCGCCCTGGCCCACGCCTAG
- a CDS encoding ParA family protein, whose protein sequence is MSSEQGSATLEGTELDLEDAVMGPTGRPHREFPEPAPLSSHGPARVIAMVNQKGGVGKTTSTINLAAALAEYGRRVLLVDFDPQGALSAGLGINPHELDLTVYNVLMDRKVNIRDAIHQTNVENVDLLPANIDLSAAEVQLVNEVAREQVLDRALKKVEDDYDVVLIDCQPSLGLLTVNALTAAHGVIIPLICEFFALRAVALLVETIDKVQDRLNPRLQVDGVLATMYDARTLHSREVIARLVEAFGDKVFETVIKRSIKFADATVAAEPITSYAGNHIGADAYRRLAKELISRGGAP, encoded by the coding sequence GTGAGCAGCGAACAGGGTTCGGCAACTCTGGAAGGCACGGAACTCGATCTGGAAGACGCCGTGATGGGTCCCACCGGGCGCCCCCACCGCGAATTTCCGGAACCTGCACCGCTGTCGTCCCACGGTCCCGCGCGTGTGATCGCGATGGTCAACCAAAAGGGTGGTGTTGGCAAAACCACGTCCACCATCAACCTTGCGGCGGCCCTCGCTGAATACGGCCGCCGCGTGCTGCTGGTTGACTTCGACCCCCAGGGCGCGCTGTCTGCCGGCCTGGGCATCAACCCGCACGAACTGGACCTGACGGTCTACAACGTGCTCATGGACCGCAAAGTGAATATCCGTGACGCCATCCACCAGACCAACGTCGAAAACGTCGATCTGCTGCCGGCCAACATCGACCTCTCCGCCGCAGAGGTGCAGCTGGTCAACGAGGTAGCCCGTGAACAGGTCCTGGACAGGGCGCTGAAAAAGGTGGAAGACGATTACGACGTCGTCCTCATCGACTGCCAGCCCTCGCTCGGCCTGCTGACTGTTAATGCCCTGACGGCGGCGCACGGCGTCATCATTCCGCTGATCTGTGAGTTTTTTGCCCTCCGCGCGGTGGCACTGCTGGTGGAAACCATCGACAAAGTCCAGGACAGGCTCAACCCCCGGCTGCAGGTTGACGGTGTCCTGGCCACCATGTACGACGCCCGGACGCTGCACAGCCGCGAGGTCATCGCCCGCCTGGTGGAGGCATTCGGAGACAAAGTCTTCGAGACGGTCATTAAGCGTTCCATCAAGTTCGCCGATGCCACCGTGGCGGCCGAACCCATCACCAGCTATGCCGGCAACCACATCGGGGCCGATGCGTACCGCCGCCTGGCCAAGGAACTGATCTCGCGCGGCGGCGCACCCTAG